The following are from one region of the Shinella sp. PSBB067 genome:
- the treZ gene encoding malto-oligosyltrehalose trehalohydrolase: MSEPTPMQKSWGPRVLKDGRVQFHLWAPAESTVTLLADGREIAMQAGNDGWHAVETDDVRAGTAYLFRLTDGTEIPDPASHAQRDGIEGPSIVVDHGSYAWRDSGWTGRPWEEAVVYELHVGTFTPEGTFRAAIGRLPHLRHLGITAIEIMPVVHFAGRRGWGYDGVLQYAPHTAYGTPDDLKALVDAAHGHGMMVLLDVVYNHFGPIGNNLPRVAPGFFHPERHTPWGAAIAFDEEAVRRYFIGNALHWIEDYRLDGLRLDATDEIDDESEPHVLIELAETVRRAVPDRRVHLVVEDGMSRKSLLNRDGGIVHHYTAGWNDEFHHALHVIATGEVGGHYAPFATDPDWTLRESTARGFAHRDISNDRVGPAPQDPLPPVVNVNFLQNHDQIGNRAFGERLSTLADPALLNVITALLLLAPPIPLLFMGEEYGEQRPFYFFADFDGELAHATKQGRKDEAEKFGGMPEGRSVDDLPDPNGEETFRRSKLDWSRAESPAGREHLALVRDLIRLRQAHIVPLLCAPGTAEPRVLPAESGILAIDWRFAGATLAIRANLTRGGNSWPDVAGDAVFSLSPGSTTGPAIVVAVDRRRR; the protein is encoded by the coding sequence ATGAGCGAGCCAACGCCGATGCAAAAGAGCTGGGGACCGCGTGTCCTGAAGGATGGCCGGGTGCAGTTCCATCTCTGGGCGCCCGCCGAAAGCACTGTCACGCTCCTTGCCGACGGCAGGGAAATCGCCATGCAGGCCGGAAACGATGGCTGGCATGCCGTGGAGACGGACGACGTGCGGGCAGGCACCGCCTACCTGTTCCGGCTTACGGACGGAACAGAGATCCCCGACCCGGCCTCCCACGCCCAGCGGGACGGCATCGAAGGACCGTCCATCGTCGTCGACCACGGCAGCTATGCCTGGCGTGATTCCGGCTGGACGGGACGACCGTGGGAAGAAGCGGTCGTCTACGAGCTCCACGTCGGCACCTTCACGCCCGAGGGCACCTTCCGCGCCGCCATCGGGCGCCTGCCGCACCTGCGCCATCTCGGCATCACCGCCATCGAGATCATGCCCGTCGTCCATTTCGCCGGTCGCCGCGGATGGGGCTATGACGGCGTGCTGCAATATGCGCCGCACACGGCCTACGGCACGCCCGACGACCTGAAGGCGCTTGTCGACGCAGCGCATGGCCACGGCATGATGGTGCTGCTCGACGTCGTCTACAATCACTTCGGCCCGATCGGCAACAACCTGCCGCGCGTCGCGCCCGGCTTCTTCCACCCCGAACGCCATACGCCCTGGGGCGCCGCCATCGCCTTCGACGAGGAGGCGGTCCGGCGCTACTTCATCGGCAACGCGCTGCACTGGATCGAGGACTACCGGCTGGACGGCCTGCGGCTCGACGCGACGGACGAGATCGACGACGAGAGCGAGCCGCATGTGCTGATCGAACTGGCCGAGACGGTCCGCCGGGCCGTGCCGGATCGCCGTGTCCATCTCGTCGTCGAGGACGGAATGAGCCGGAAGAGCCTGCTGAACCGCGACGGCGGCATCGTCCACCACTATACGGCGGGCTGGAACGACGAGTTCCACCACGCCCTGCACGTCATCGCGACGGGCGAGGTCGGCGGCCACTATGCGCCCTTCGCGACCGACCCGGACTGGACGCTTCGTGAATCGACCGCCCGGGGCTTTGCCCACAGAGACATCTCGAACGATCGGGTCGGCCCGGCGCCGCAGGATCCGCTGCCCCCGGTGGTCAACGTCAACTTCCTGCAGAACCACGACCAGATCGGCAACCGCGCCTTCGGCGAGCGGCTTTCGACCCTCGCCGACCCCGCGCTCCTCAACGTGATCACGGCGCTGCTGCTGCTCGCCCCGCCGATCCCCCTGCTCTTCATGGGCGAGGAATACGGCGAGCAGCGCCCCTTCTATTTCTTCGCCGATTTCGATGGGGAATTGGCGCATGCGACGAAACAGGGGCGCAAGGACGAAGCGGAGAAATTCGGCGGGATGCCGGAAGGCAGGTCGGTCGATGATCTGCCCGACCCCAACGGCGAGGAGACGTTCCGGCGCTCCAAGCTCGACTGGTCGCGCGCCGAATCCCCCGCCGGCCGGGAGCATTTGGCACTCGTGCGCGACCTCATCCGGTTGCGGCAGGCCCACATCGTGCCCTTGCTCTGCGCTCCCGGCACCGCCGAACCGCGCGTCCTGCCCGCCGAAAGCGGCATTCTCGCCATCGACTGGCGCTTTGCGGGCGCAACACTCGCCATCCGCGCGAATTTGACGAGGGGCGGCAATTCCTGGCCGGATGTTGCGGGCGATGCCGTCTTCTCGCTTTCGCCGGGAAGCACGACCGGGCCGGCGATCGTCGTTGCCGTCGACCGGAGACGTCGATGA
- a CDS encoding CBS domain-containing protein: MTRNVHLVRPEETLQYAASLMAEWDVAFLPVADASGLVGTLTDRDVILRAVAPGLDAETTRVSDIMTTNITYCYDDEEAADVLANMQSLHLRRLAVLDRQSRLSGVVSRSDFARHGL; the protein is encoded by the coding sequence ATGACTCGAAACGTCCACCTCGTTCGGCCGGAGGAGACCCTGCAATATGCCGCAAGCCTGATGGCGGAATGGGATGTCGCCTTCCTGCCCGTCGCCGATGCGAGCGGGCTCGTGGGGACGCTGACGGACCGGGACGTCATCCTGCGCGCCGTGGCGCCCGGGCTGGACGCGGAGACCACGCGGGTCTCCGACATCATGACGACGAACATCACCTATTGCTACGACGACGAGGAAGCCGCGGACGTGCTTGCCAACATGCAGTCGCTGCACCTGCGCCGCCTTGCCGTACTGGACCGGCAAAGCCGGCTGTCGGGTGTGGTATCGCGCTCGGATTTCGCCCGGCACGGTCTTTGA